A single window of Providencia alcalifaciens DNA harbors:
- a CDS encoding fimbrial protein, with the protein MSKLTLFWWLLAPLFWSFSTQGNAQFLDVEFSGELVHLSCKVSAGSVKKEIQLEDLRMESLNLGEISAITPFFIEIDHCQRAELGKLIKVTWHGTQLVDIDGHNYLITQGDSGVVLGIVDSEDKPIAWDEPIDVGSVVVVNDSQSLSFGVVARKPPYGYVSTGQFSGWATFSVEYK; encoded by the coding sequence ATGAGTAAGTTAACTCTGTTCTGGTGGCTGCTAGCGCCACTTTTTTGGAGCTTTTCGACTCAAGGTAATGCGCAATTTCTTGATGTGGAGTTTAGCGGGGAGTTAGTGCATTTATCCTGCAAAGTGAGTGCAGGTTCCGTTAAAAAAGAGATCCAACTAGAAGATTTACGCATGGAGTCTCTTAATCTGGGGGAGATTAGCGCTATCACGCCATTTTTTATTGAAATTGACCATTGCCAGCGTGCAGAGCTGGGAAAACTAATCAAGGTAACGTGGCATGGTACGCAGTTAGTGGATATTGATGGGCATAACTATCTTATCACTCAGGGCGACAGCGGTGTGGTACTGGGGATCGTGGACAGTGAAGATAAACCCATTGCTTGGGATGAACCTATTGATGTAGGCAGTGTTGTGGTTGTGAATGATTCGCAGTCTTTATCCTTTGGGGTGGTGGCGCGTAAGCCACCTTATGGCTACGTCAGCACAGGGCAGTTCTCCGGTTGGGCTACGTTTTCCGTGGAGTATAAATAG
- a CDS encoding helix-turn-helix domain-containing protein, translated as MMKNKYRLREEVGLFIREARLNCSLTGEELGRMLHISQQQISRYERGITSINIETLDAILNELGKDWSEFFFKVIANYSDEIAEIKLQDNFLFQDKKSKNSYYDKLKFKALHDL; from the coding sequence ATGATGAAAAACAAATATAGATTGCGTGAAGAGGTTGGTTTATTTATTCGAGAAGCACGGCTTAATTGCTCATTAACAGGTGAGGAATTAGGGCGAATGCTTCATATTAGTCAACAACAAATATCTCGCTATGAACGTGGTATTACGAGCATAAATATAGAAACGCTTGATGCCATATTAAATGAATTAGGCAAGGATTGGTCTGAGTTTTTTTTCAAAGTTATTGCTAATTATTCAGATGAAATAGCAGAGATAAAATTACAAGATAATTTTTTATTTCAAGATAAAAAATCAAAAAATTCCTATTACGATAAATTAAAGTTCAAAGCTTTACATGATCTTTAA
- a CDS encoding YybH family protein, translated as MNLFVNTQKHTQELEALIASADRAITEENFSYLMDFYSENGSLVVKDGLHVHGKENLKKAFSAIAEFFNHSLQVSQGTVKVIFGEDCALVLAETILSAQMQDGTPFNTVRDATYVFKLIDGKWLCVIDNSYGTSLLKS; from the coding sequence ATGAATCTTTTCGTTAATACTCAAAAGCACACGCAAGAACTTGAAGCTCTAATTGCCAGCGCAGATAGAGCCATCACGGAAGAGAATTTCAGCTATTTAATGGATTTTTATTCTGAGAATGGCTCGTTAGTGGTGAAAGACGGTTTACATGTCCATGGAAAAGAGAACCTAAAGAAAGCGTTTTCTGCCATCGCTGAATTTTTTAATCACAGCCTGCAAGTATCTCAAGGTACGGTGAAAGTTATTTTTGGCGAAGATTGTGCCTTAGTCTTAGCTGAAACAATTCTGAGTGCGCAAATGCAGGACGGTACGCCGTTTAACACGGTGCGAGATGCCACCTACGTTTTTAAACTGATCGACGGTAAGTGGCTATGTGTGATTGATAATTCTTATGGAACTTCACTGCTGAAATCCTAA
- a CDS encoding fimbrial protein, whose protein sequence is MKQINKVRKYWWGLLLFISPVVNGDVFVDVVATMVDPACHVRSENNDSPLQINFGVVEINGAPGVSLTKDFPVYISGCSGRKTLSVLLNPKGYGTEEYQGRQILSTSAKGLGIDFSDITDGLIFPLELNQLQPITPQPISATEHRINLQAKLVNTRPLSQLPAGRFTSAMMLSVTYH, encoded by the coding sequence GTGAAGCAAATCAATAAAGTCAGAAAGTATTGGTGGGGTTTACTGTTATTTATCTCACCGGTGGTTAATGGGGATGTGTTTGTGGATGTTGTGGCGACAATGGTCGACCCTGCTTGCCACGTACGCAGTGAAAATAACGATTCACCACTGCAAATTAATTTTGGGGTGGTTGAAATTAATGGTGCGCCAGGGGTTTCGTTGACCAAAGATTTTCCGGTGTATATCAGTGGGTGCTCAGGAAGAAAAACGTTGTCGGTGCTACTCAACCCAAAAGGCTATGGAACGGAAGAGTACCAAGGTCGACAAATATTATCCACCAGCGCAAAAGGGTTGGGAATCGATTTTTCTGATATCACGGATGGGTTAATATTTCCTTTAGAGCTCAATCAATTACAACCTATCACACCACAGCCTATCAGTGCGACGGAGCACCGTATTAATCTTCAAGCAAAGTTGGTGAATACACGGCCACTCAGCCAATTACCTGCAGGAAGATTCACGTCGGCAATGATGCTCTCAGTCACTTATCACTAA
- a CDS encoding zinc ribbon domain-containing protein, with amino-acid sequence MSIFSWLFNLGRNRYDSKRDSQYRGYSGHGSNSKHGSRGKHGSRDKQGYGSKYGGDYQCNDGQGEDNYFSQGQNIQKIRCRQCQRAVDPNANFCGECGAST; translated from the coding sequence ATGTCAATTTTCAGCTGGTTATTTAACCTCGGCAGAAATCGTTATGACTCGAAACGCGATAGCCAATATCGAGGTTATTCAGGACATGGCAGCAATTCTAAACATGGCTCTCGAGGTAAACATGGCTCACGAGATAAACAGGGTTATGGCTCGAAGTATGGCGGGGATTATCAATGTAATGATGGTCAGGGCGAAGACAATTATTTTTCACAGGGACAAAACATCCAAAAGATAAGATGCCGACAATGCCAAAGAGCCGTAGACCCGAATGCAAATTTTTGCGGTGAATGTGGAGCATCAACTTAA
- a CDS encoding AraC family transcriptional regulator, with product MRNIPLSTIDSVARDVIALATDYLPNVLLDSHKHRRAQFLYGATGLIEVSTEDGEWVIPPDSGVWIPENTAHETRMLNVSTRSLYIEPAASPRQGNRCEVLRVSPLLRQLLLDAVGAPLEYDLSGRDGSLMQLILHEVARAEPLPFFAPIPRDESLAALCREFLKSPQITSLPQEWAAKLHKSDRSFSRFFGAQTGLSFSDWRQQACLLSAISQISAGKSITEVAFDLGYSNVGSFSTMFKKWLGQTPSSFIQRIES from the coding sequence ATGAGAAATATTCCACTGAGTACCATTGATAGTGTCGCCCGGGATGTTATCGCACTCGCGACGGATTACTTACCCAACGTGCTGTTGGATTCTCACAAGCACCGCCGCGCTCAATTTTTATATGGTGCAACGGGGTTAATTGAGGTGAGCACTGAAGATGGTGAGTGGGTTATTCCTCCCGATAGCGGCGTGTGGATCCCTGAAAATACGGCGCACGAAACGCGGATGCTGAATGTCAGCACCCGCAGTTTATATATCGAACCTGCGGCATCGCCCCGCCAAGGCAATCGATGTGAAGTTTTGCGTGTCTCGCCTTTACTTCGCCAATTGTTATTAGACGCGGTTGGTGCGCCACTGGAATATGATCTTAGCGGACGCGATGGCTCATTGATGCAATTGATCCTCCATGAAGTGGCGCGAGCCGAGCCGCTACCATTTTTTGCCCCGATCCCTCGAGATGAAAGCCTCGCAGCCCTGTGCCGTGAATTTTTAAAATCACCACAAATTACCTCGCTACCCCAAGAGTGGGCAGCAAAATTGCACAAAAGTGACCGATCATTTAGCCGTTTTTTTGGAGCCCAAACGGGTTTGTCATTTTCAGATTGGCGACAACAAGCCTGCTTACTGAGTGCCATTAGCCAGATTTCAGCAGGCAAGTCGATCACTGAGGTGGCATTTGATCTTGGTTACAGCAATGTAGGTTCGTTCTCAACCATGTTTAAAAAATGGCTCGGACAAACCCCATCGAGTTTTATTCAGCGTATTGAGTCCTAG
- a CDS encoding fimbria/pilus outer membrane usher protein, with translation MMFKHSKLRQTILLALSMGISNSYAAEFNTDVLDAEDMNNIDMSQFSVAGYVPPGDYILTVFVNGQRLGEPRDIAVFDDKSAKSAGSQQVCLAPQLLDFMGLKKSAEEKVTLFHDEKCLNFSALAGVQTKVDLSSMSLKMTIPQMWMEYRDPYWVPPKLWEEGITGMFVDYSANISATKETDGDKRVYLSGNGTSGINIGAWRLRGDFNGTYQKQHGGSYSQEKHNFDFSRLYAFRSLKETAALLTLGENNFYSDVFDSWQYTGISIESDDRMLPPKLVGYAPEIIGVAKTNAIVIVRSQDRIISETSVPPGPFRIQTLDSGIRGVLDVTVREENGEENKFSLSTASLPYLTRPGRINYKAAVGKTRYDNRHLTGDPVISGELSYGVSNAWSLYGGTQLNAYYQSAALGIGRDLFSFGAVAVDITQSFADYSDDDKGRLQGRSYRFNYAKSFEDLRTDITFAGYRFADKEYRTLMQYMDENRTGHSPRATKENYQVYLNKYFDDFNLSLNYQYSTYWQDDPQTQYGLYANTSLNFPSLSQYSGNIAISATRTERSNGYEDDAINLYLTIPLYSGHSLTFSELYSRSNKKNQYNHNVGYSGYGEQDNYSLTMGYNYGQDVDSQTSLSGFYSRDLSDGSVSINGSYVPHQYRSIGASINSGITITGKGAALHRSAHGDTRLMVETSDIGGVPLNNGITKTNRFGLAVIPNVNSYRKSSASINTSKLPENIEALSATSDITLTKGAIGYRSFPVMKGEKLFSVIALPDGKKPPFGASVRNEANQELGIVGEDGVTWLVGVQKNAALWVYWRNQKQCQLTLPDSLSSPSSMLLLPCQK, from the coding sequence ATGATGTTCAAACATAGCAAACTAAGACAGACGATTTTATTGGCGCTAAGTATGGGGATCAGCAATAGCTATGCTGCTGAATTTAATACCGATGTGTTAGATGCCGAAGATATGAATAACATTGATATGAGCCAATTCTCTGTCGCCGGATATGTTCCACCTGGAGACTATATTTTGACGGTTTTTGTCAATGGACAGCGTTTAGGTGAACCGCGAGATATCGCTGTTTTTGATGATAAAAGTGCAAAAAGTGCTGGGTCTCAGCAAGTGTGCCTGGCACCTCAGTTGCTGGATTTTATGGGGCTAAAAAAATCCGCGGAGGAAAAAGTCACATTATTTCATGATGAAAAATGTTTGAATTTCTCGGCTTTGGCTGGGGTACAAACCAAAGTGGATTTGTCTTCGATGTCCTTAAAAATGACCATTCCCCAAATGTGGATGGAATATCGTGATCCTTACTGGGTTCCCCCAAAATTATGGGAAGAGGGGATCACTGGGATGTTTGTGGACTACAGTGCGAATATTTCTGCCACAAAAGAAACCGATGGCGACAAGCGCGTTTACTTATCCGGTAATGGTACATCGGGTATTAACATTGGAGCTTGGCGGTTGCGCGGTGACTTCAATGGAACTTATCAAAAGCAGCATGGGGGCAGTTATTCGCAAGAAAAACATAACTTTGATTTCAGTCGGTTATATGCGTTTCGCTCATTGAAGGAAACCGCAGCTCTGCTCACGCTCGGGGAAAATAACTTTTACTCGGACGTGTTTGACTCTTGGCAATACACCGGTATTTCGATTGAAAGTGATGATCGCATGTTGCCGCCAAAATTGGTGGGATATGCCCCTGAAATTATCGGTGTGGCGAAAACCAACGCCATTGTGATCGTCCGCAGTCAAGATCGGATCATTTCAGAAACCTCTGTGCCACCAGGGCCTTTTCGTATTCAAACATTGGATAGTGGGATCCGTGGTGTACTTGATGTGACGGTGCGCGAAGAAAATGGAGAAGAGAACAAATTTAGCCTCAGTACCGCATCGTTGCCCTACTTAACCCGCCCCGGCCGGATAAATTATAAAGCGGCGGTGGGGAAAACACGTTATGACAATCGACATTTAACGGGGGATCCCGTCATTAGTGGTGAATTGTCATACGGTGTATCAAATGCGTGGTCGCTGTATGGAGGAACTCAGCTTAATGCCTATTACCAAAGTGCCGCTTTAGGGATTGGGCGTGACCTGTTCTCTTTCGGGGCAGTGGCGGTGGACATCACCCAATCTTTTGCTGATTATTCTGATGACGATAAAGGCCGCTTACAGGGGCGTTCTTACCGTTTTAATTATGCGAAGTCATTCGAGGATCTCCGTACCGATATTACTTTTGCGGGCTATCGTTTTGCCGATAAAGAGTATCGAACGCTAATGCAATATATGGATGAGAACAGAACTGGGCACTCACCGCGAGCCACTAAGGAAAACTACCAGGTCTATTTAAATAAATACTTTGATGATTTTAACCTCTCGTTAAATTACCAGTACAGCACCTATTGGCAGGATGATCCGCAAACCCAGTACGGTTTATACGCCAATACGAGCCTGAATTTTCCTTCTCTTTCTCAATATAGCGGCAATATTGCGATCTCTGCAACGCGAACAGAGCGGAGTAACGGCTATGAAGATGATGCCATTAACCTCTATTTAACGATCCCACTGTACAGCGGGCATAGCTTGACGTTTTCTGAGCTGTACTCTCGTTCCAATAAAAAGAATCAATATAACCATAATGTGGGATATAGCGGTTATGGGGAGCAGGATAATTACAGCCTAACGATGGGGTATAACTACGGGCAAGATGTGGATAGCCAAACAAGCTTGAGCGGTTTTTATTCTCGAGATCTTTCGGATGGCAGTGTGTCCATTAATGGCAGCTATGTTCCTCATCAATACCGCAGTATTGGGGCATCGATTAATAGCGGGATCACGATAACAGGCAAGGGAGCAGCGCTGCATCGCTCCGCGCATGGTGACACTCGCTTGATGGTGGAAACCTCGGATATTGGCGGCGTTCCGCTGAATAATGGCATCACAAAAACCAACCGCTTTGGTTTGGCGGTGATCCCAAATGTGAATAGCTACCGCAAATCCTCGGCTTCCATTAATACCAGCAAATTACCTGAAAACATTGAAGCGCTCAGTGCCACCAGCGATATCACGCTCACAAAAGGCGCTATTGGCTATCGAAGTTTCCCTGTGATGAAAGGGGAAAAACTCTTCTCGGTGATCGCCTTACCGGATGGCAAAAAACCACCGTTTGGCGCTAGCGTGCGTAATGAGGCGAATCAAGAGCTTGGGATAGTTGGAGAAGATGGGGTGACCTGGTTGGTGGGTGTCCAGAAAAATGCTGCGTTATGGGTTTATTGGCGCAACCAAAAACAGTGCCAGTTAACTTTGCCTGACTCATTAAGTAGCCCTTCTTCAATGCTGTTACTGCCATGTCAAAAATAA
- a CDS encoding fimbrial protein has product MIFYQWVTCQLAQLMAVAILICPMISGAAVNKKIELNGSTTLKGIVIATPCSVVMENRFQTIDFSTLAIPLLGTKLQRERHNQPFIIELRDCGSLYSSLDSKTWSIRFAGETAEHIDAFVLRGASQGLGVSVLDSRFNTLIPGQYYPLSDNVLRQDKSGKALYLQYFLRLELTGRPIQAGNYQGLIRFFIDYQ; this is encoded by the coding sequence GTGATTTTTTATCAATGGGTAACTTGCCAATTAGCTCAACTGATGGCTGTGGCCATTTTGATATGCCCGATGATTTCAGGGGCTGCAGTGAATAAAAAAATAGAGCTTAATGGCAGCACAACGCTGAAAGGTATTGTCATCGCGACACCGTGTTCGGTTGTAATGGAAAATAGATTTCAAACGATTGATTTTTCAACTTTAGCAATCCCCCTGCTTGGTACGAAGTTACAGCGTGAGCGACATAATCAACCTTTTATTATTGAGTTACGAGACTGTGGAAGCCTTTATTCTTCACTCGATAGTAAAACATGGTCTATTCGATTTGCAGGGGAAACAGCGGAACACATTGATGCATTTGTACTACGGGGCGCATCACAAGGTCTCGGGGTTTCTGTCCTTGATAGCCGTTTCAATACATTGATTCCAGGTCAATATTATCCTTTATCTGACAATGTGTTGCGACAAGATAAATCAGGCAAAGCACTCTATCTACAGTACTTTTTACGTCTAGAGCTAACTGGGCGGCCTATTCAAGCGGGTAACTATCAAGGGTTAATCCGCTTTTTTATCGATTATCAATAA
- a CDS encoding class I SAM-dependent methyltransferase produces MAESFFSHKNHYQLYVKNFIASPASMGTVFPSSRWLCNTMIDNIDWAQCHQIAEIGAGNGVMTRYIVNKITAQTRLDLYEINHDFIDILNQIDDPRVAVNPRSAEYLLGDYDLIISGIPFLSLNKKTSMRILKQVRQSLIKHQGKLVLFQYTQSCEPLFSRYFSFTKERVYRNFPPAWVYTCIPK; encoded by the coding sequence ATGGCGGAATCATTTTTTTCTCATAAGAACCATTACCAGCTCTACGTTAAGAATTTCATTGCATCACCAGCCTCGATGGGAACGGTATTCCCATCCTCTCGCTGGCTATGTAATACCATGATTGACAATATTGATTGGGCTCAATGTCATCAAATTGCAGAGATTGGTGCAGGTAATGGCGTCATGACTCGCTATATTGTGAACAAAATTACAGCGCAAACACGTTTAGATCTCTATGAAATTAATCATGATTTTATCGATATTTTAAATCAGATTGATGACCCGAGAGTGGCTGTTAACCCACGCTCTGCAGAATATTTATTGGGTGATTATGATTTGATTATTTCAGGAATTCCGTTTCTTTCCCTGAATAAAAAAACCAGCATGCGAATATTAAAGCAGGTACGTCAGAGCCTAATAAAGCATCAGGGTAAATTGGTGTTATTTCAGTATACCCAAAGTTGTGAGCCGCTATTTTCACGTTATTTTTCATTCACGAAAGAACGTGTGTATCGCAATTTCCCACCCGCTTGGGTGTATACCTGTATACCCAAATAA
- a CDS encoding adhesin produces MLKIKSIARAGCLVGGILSAMMAHADYAAQIIDPNTGYTIRVNNSSTLADHPDRGSDGQNYYQVGEPFVVDSNLAEPTGMVKCIGRRWGSTSTQILPANAFHRLFMYVPETGFSISGLKAYRLNANLVMTVQADMMEWTNRSSGVCSMSDADTKFDVPRFNNHFPITMTFYIKEQIIDGQLVISEMPLAGYVRAFTNPKVAPPYDSWPLHESSVPLRLAASQINIGAKCTSSTSSGEQGILNLRHGQLNSLYYDNRASGQVTYSCLFQSATKVRLRLDYTQDNDPQKRLPMKNEANDTIYSSLVITDLETGQSGKEINAEIHSLKEFEISSHLKGENAQAGDYRGSAWLIATLD; encoded by the coding sequence ATGTTGAAAATTAAATCCATAGCGCGGGCAGGTTGTTTGGTGGGTGGAATACTGTCGGCGATGATGGCTCATGCGGATTATGCGGCGCAAATTATCGATCCTAATACGGGCTATACCATACGCGTGAATAACAGCAGCACGCTGGCGGATCACCCTGATCGGGGGTCGGACGGTCAAAATTACTATCAAGTTGGGGAGCCTTTTGTGGTGGATAGTAACCTTGCGGAACCGACTGGTATGGTGAAGTGTATCGGGCGGCGCTGGGGGAGTACGAGTACGCAAATTTTGCCAGCAAATGCGTTTCATCGATTATTTATGTATGTGCCTGAAACGGGATTTTCAATCAGCGGGCTTAAAGCGTATCGGCTGAATGCCAACCTTGTGATGACAGTGCAAGCCGACATGATGGAATGGACGAACCGTAGCTCCGGTGTGTGCTCAATGTCTGATGCGGATACGAAATTTGATGTTCCTCGATTTAATAACCATTTTCCTATCACCATGACGTTTTATATCAAAGAGCAAATTATCGATGGGCAGTTGGTTATTAGTGAAATGCCGTTAGCAGGCTACGTGCGCGCATTTACCAACCCGAAAGTGGCACCACCTTATGATAGCTGGCCGCTTCACGAATCTTCTGTGCCATTACGCTTGGCGGCTTCGCAAATTAATATCGGTGCAAAATGCACATCCAGTACCAGCAGTGGGGAGCAAGGGATTTTGAACTTGCGTCATGGGCAGTTAAATAGCTTGTACTATGACAACCGTGCTAGCGGTCAAGTCACCTATAGTTGCCTCTTCCAATCGGCGACCAAAGTGCGTTTGCGCTTAGATTACACGCAGGATAATGATCCTCAAAAGCGCTTACCGATGAAAAATGAGGCGAATGATACCATCTACAGCTCACTGGTGATTACGGATCTTGAAACCGGGCAATCTGGCAAAGAGATCAACGCGGAAATCCACAGCCTGAAAGAGTTTGAGATCAGTAGTCACCTGAAAGGGGAAAATGCCCAAGCGGGTGACTATCGCGGATCCGCATGGCTGATTGCCACCTTAGATTAA
- a CDS encoding flavin reductase family protein produces MKTQFYSYQPQQGHGLPHDPIPSLIGPRPIGWISTCDKQGNTNLAPYSFFNIFNYSPPILVFSSVGKKDSVTNAIETGEFVYNLATLELGQQVNSSSAMLPRGESEFDLTGLSTLPSTLITPPRIAQTPVSMECVVTEYQQLKRADGSLLDTWMVMGEVVMVHIDEATLEQGLYNSARQKPLMRAGGPADYYWIEEQQKLEMYRPK; encoded by the coding sequence ATGAAAACTCAATTTTATAGTTACCAACCACAACAAGGTCATGGGCTTCCCCATGATCCGATCCCCTCATTAATTGGTCCGCGCCCTATTGGTTGGATCTCCACATGCGATAAGCAAGGCAACACCAATCTTGCACCTTATAGCTTCTTCAATATTTTTAACTACTCCCCCCCTATTTTGGTCTTTTCAAGTGTTGGAAAAAAAGATTCCGTCACCAATGCTATCGAAACGGGTGAGTTCGTTTATAACCTTGCGACTCTTGAACTTGGGCAGCAGGTCAATTCAAGCAGTGCAATGTTACCTCGTGGAGAAAGTGAGTTTGACCTTACTGGGCTTTCCACCTTACCGTCCACATTAATTACGCCTCCACGCATCGCCCAAACACCTGTTTCCATGGAGTGTGTGGTCACTGAATATCAGCAATTAAAGCGTGCAGATGGCAGCCTACTGGATACGTGGATGGTCATGGGGGAAGTGGTGATGGTGCATATCGATGAAGCCACTTTAGAGCAAGGCTTATATAACAGTGCCCGTCAAAAACCCCTGATGCGGGCGGGTGGACCTGCGGATTATTACTGGATTGAAGAGCAACAAAAGCTCGAAATGTATCGCCCTAAATAA
- a CDS encoding fimbrial protein, with protein sequence MKLNQLAIITLLATSATSFSVMAENTGTVNFIGSVVTSPCNIAQPSLKQTIDFGQLSRRGLENGRTAEVSFNIELTGCDFSDYTKDGTGVPAAVKSMELIFTGQNYADAGNTLLSTSPGNANNVGIGIDGFEFGKAKDILSSIINKKGDNTLTFKALAKAIDATKDVAEGKFSAVTNFRITYQ encoded by the coding sequence ATGAAACTTAATCAATTAGCAATCATTACACTTCTGGCTACATCTGCAACTTCTTTTAGTGTAATGGCAGAGAACACAGGCACGGTGAATTTTATCGGCTCAGTGGTGACTTCACCCTGTAATATTGCACAACCATCGCTAAAACAAACTATTGATTTTGGGCAGCTTTCTCGCCGTGGTTTGGAGAATGGTCGAACAGCTGAAGTGAGTTTTAATATTGAATTAACAGGATGTGATTTTTCAGATTACACCAAAGATGGTACAGGGGTGCCAGCAGCGGTGAAAAGTATGGAGTTAATCTTTACCGGGCAAAACTACGCTGATGCGGGTAATACTTTGCTCTCAACCTCTCCGGGCAATGCAAACAACGTGGGTATTGGTATTGATGGCTTTGAATTTGGCAAAGCCAAGGATATTTTATCGAGCATTATCAATAAGAAGGGAGATAACACCTTAACCTTCAAAGCATTAGCTAAGGCTATTGATGCTACAAAGGATGTCGCTGAAGGTAAGTTTAGCGCCGTAACTAACTTCCGAATTACGTATCAGTAG
- a CDS encoding fimbria/pilus periplasmic chaperone: MLIGIPQVSYSAVTLDRTRIVFPGNENSINVRIANDNPEEAYLAQSWIEDLQGKKLTQGAILATPPLQRVEANSHSLVRLSKTPLLSQLPDDRESVFYFNLREVPPKSTEENTLQIALQSRVKLFYRPEKILEASQTKWAHNITLQKTAKGYRLNNTTPFNLTVIGVGNSKKQSEESSFEVVMVAPKSTFEINTHTLTTPYLTYINDYGGKPTLVFRCQGDTCTVSGEQ; the protein is encoded by the coding sequence ATGCTTATTGGAATTCCACAAGTCTCTTATAGCGCGGTGACTCTGGATAGAACGCGAATTGTTTTTCCGGGCAATGAGAATTCCATTAATGTGCGTATCGCTAATGATAATCCTGAAGAAGCCTATTTAGCCCAGAGTTGGATTGAAGATCTTCAAGGTAAAAAACTGACTCAAGGCGCGATCCTTGCCACGCCGCCGTTACAGCGGGTAGAAGCCAATAGCCACAGTTTAGTGCGTTTGAGCAAAACGCCGTTATTAAGCCAATTACCCGATGATAGAGAGTCCGTTTTCTATTTCAATTTGCGTGAAGTTCCGCCGAAATCTACGGAAGAAAATACACTGCAAATCGCACTACAATCCCGGGTAAAACTGTTCTATCGCCCTGAAAAAATCCTCGAAGCCTCTCAAACTAAATGGGCGCATAACATTACGTTGCAAAAAACGGCCAAAGGCTACCGTTTGAATAACACCACGCCGTTTAATTTAACGGTGATTGGGGTGGGGAACAGTAAAAAACAGTCGGAAGAGAGCAGCTTTGAGGTCGTGATGGTTGCCCCAAAATCCACATTCGAGATTAATACTCATACACTAACCACCCCTTATCTCACTTACATCAATGATTATGGTGGCAAGCCAACACTGGTATTTCGTTGCCAAGGAGACACCTGCACGGTCTCAGGGGAACAGTAA